aattcccattcttaaaaataaaatccttatggatactttatttttcttcatataattatgtaatttttttaatccgctaacatgtattttatgtgtttatatgtgacatcaaattaatatttttaaattaactatttaataaaatatttttaaaattattttcattattataattcATATCAAATACTATCAAACATGTTAATCAGTAggagattttttaattttaatcacttGAAGGGTGGTCTGTATTCGAAAAGTAGACTCTTTtgttaatcaattttataaatataacgagtcatttctaaattattattaaaataatatttaattattaactaatGAAAAAATTAGTAACTAAATAATTCCACACTTTATTAATAAGTTGTTGGttaaaataatactatttaagtaaactatttaatttcttttttaagataaaataaagtatttagTTCGACCCTTGACCATTAATATAACCAATAAATACTCAATGTCAATAATGTGGtacattataatttattcatatttatataactaattaaaaataaattaaattattcacttgattcttataatttcataatttttatctttttaatttttataatttgaaagtggtctttttattttttataatttacattttaattttattttagttcatgtaatttaaaagtatttttttagtttttatagtttacattttaattttcttttaatccttataatttaaaaattataaaaattacaaaaagtaaaaatgagaattaaaatgtaaattataaggattaaaaagattttaaaaactaaaaaagtaagaattaTGAAACTCAAagcaaatgaataatttaacctaaaagtaaattttactaatgatttttttttaaataaaataattaaagccCCAGTATTTCTGAACTCATTAGAAAAAAGAATGCCATATTTGTTAACTGTTTCATAGCTTTCATTTGACTGTTTGAGAGTCAAGTAATAAGTATTGAGATCGAACGGCGCTGATGATCTCATAGCCGTACATGCATTGCTCGTCCATTGATCTCGTCATAGGGTTATCCATGGTAGTAGGCTACGGTCTCACAGACCTCTAATCAACCTCCACGTGTACGGAGAACACACTTCCCTCGGCACCATTTCCGCGGAACCGGTCCAAGTTTCAGTCCTAAAGCCGCATTTGGACACACGAACCCAAGCACGGATTTTGCCCATCGCAATCCTCCCCCTTTCCGAAGCTTCCAAACACGCCGTTAGCTTTAAAAAGGCAAAAAAGGAATATAGCACGTTGGAGCATCATTCCTTTTTCGTTGCAGTCCCTCGCTTCACGTATTAAGAAGAGCCCAAAGCGAATTCGAAGTTGGATCTTAATCTTCACGTCGTTCTTCGATCTCGCGAACCAGGTACACTTATTCCTCATTCCCTTCTTCGTTTTTTTCGCCGAGAAAGCGCGAGAAGAATTCCTCAAAGCAAATTCACCTTTTATAACTCTTTTAGCGGGAAGTTGTTTTTTCGATTTAGTTTAGATCAAACTCAACTAGTTCTCAGTTCTGAGTGATTTGAGCGTAGTTTTCTTGCTTCTATTGATCGTGAAGCCGTAAGAATATCAAATGAGAAATAAATTGAGATTTGAATCGTTGATAATTGATGATTCCTCGTGAATGTAGTAGTTAATTGCTTATTCGAATGATTTGAGCATAACTTTCTCCTTCGGATTGATCCGTGAAACCGTAGGAAGCTCAAATGATAAATTCAgatttgaattgttgttgatttgTTAATGTAGTAGTTTATTGCTTATTTGAATGATGAGTATGTGTTGTTTTCAGTGAGCTGGAGTTTCAACAATGATGGAGAAGGAAGACTCTGTGCAGAAGCTGTACACGCGTATGCGACTCTGGGAATTTCCGGATCAGTATGTGATTGAGCCAACGGATGGATCTTCTGGTTCTTCTTTGTCTGTTAGTCGTGTCGATGGATCCATGAAGCTCATTGGTTAGTTCTTTTCATCACTTCTCTTCATATATGTAGTGCTCTTTGGTATTGTTTTTGTGATATTCAGTAATTCATTTCCTGATCAAtgcttattattttcttttatgtgtTCTGCTTTTCTGTTGTGTTGCTTTGACAGATAAGGTTCCAGAATGCAGCACGCTTCGAGTTCCTAAGATTTATACGATTTTCGGTGTTGTTGGGATGTTGAAGCTCTTGGCTGGTCAGCAATCACTTTGCCATCGTGATTTGATGATTGATATTGTAGATTTAAGTGATTATTGTATATTgccttaagttttttattttctgtgtgTGGGAAggattttttgttgttggtggtgttaatccttttttatttgattgtgcAATAATATGAAGTAATTAGCTAAGGGGGTGTTTTTTTGGGGAGATTGATTATACCTGGGAATTGGGATATTCAACTAATGGATTTATGATGATTGGTTTTAGAACATAagtgaaaacaaaatttgaataaaataccAATggtttatgcattttttttcatttatttcttgttttaacAAAAAGCGGTGGGTTTAAGGATCATGGTATCTTTACAGTTTTCCACTTGtgtaaattccttttagttCATTTAGCATTGTGGCTTATGCAACAAACAATTCCCTACTCCCTGctaccctttttttttaattacttgtaCTTGTGAGTTGTGACTTTAATTACTTGTTCAATGGTAGATTTCAATTTGAGCAATCATTTTGTTGCTAAAATTCACTACTCCCCTAGGATCATATCTGCTGGTTATAACTGAGCGTGAATCTGTTGGATCTTACTCGGGGCAtccaattttcaaaatttctaaatTGAAGGTTTTTCCATGCGACAATTCTCTTAAAAATACCCCTCCTGAAAAGGTGTGTTTGCTACAGCTCCACTTATTTCCTATATCATTCTATGTCTACTACCAGTTTAGAACTCATAATTTCTGTACCATATTTGGCAGAAGAAAATAGAGATGGAATTTTCAGGTCTGCTTAATGTTGCTGAGAAAACTTCTGGCCTGTTCTTCTCATATGAAACTAATTTAACTCTGAGGTGAACTTCTTTGAACATTTTTAGCAGTCTTATGTTCATATTTATGACTGAAATATGATATGGTTTATGTTGATTCTAATATTTGCTGCCTTACATGTGTGCATATATAATACCAACAGAGAGGAAACTACCCATACATTCTTCCTTTGATTAGTAACTGCCACCATGCAACCTGCAAACCTATAGAAAATGCAGTCTACCCCACCCCTTTTTCATATGAAGTATGTAAAACTTTTCGCATGGCATTTAGAATGGCATTGTATCATTCTTACAATTAGTGACCAAAATATTAGTTTGCACATGTTCAAGAGCTTCTGCTTGCATAATGGCATTCATACTGCAATTTGAAAGGTATCATGACACCGGAAGCGTGgatataaaatgttttaataaacATAtcctagtaaaaaaaattggactACATTattctatctatatatatagtcaAAATAAATTGTGAAACTCTATTATATTATGTTCTGCAGTGCACAACGGTTGAATGACCTGGGTGATGAGTCTAGATTGCTTCCTCTTTGGAGACAGGTActtatttccttttgttttgcCACAAGCCTGCTAGTATtagagatattttattttatttttagaaaatggtgCTGATGCCATGGTAGAATCCCCCTACTTACTTTATTCTCAATACTATTCCTAATCCTAAGTGATACTCCTGATGGCTATGCAAATGTCATCTCCGAATTGATTTTTTCTGCAGTTTTTGGTTTGCCCTACTGTTCTGCTTATGCTACTAAATTATTGATCACAGGCAGAGCCTCGATTCCTATGGAACAATTATATGTTAGAAGTGCTTATAGATAACAAGGTAGGTTTGtggcaattttatttttacctgTTCAATATCTTTAGTTCTTATGCATTTTTATATTACTAACCAATAAGTACGGAATCCTGTGCTTTCCAGCTTGAACCATACTTGCTCCCTGTAGTTCAAGGCAGTATCCTTATCTGAATAACTATGTGCAATGTTATTGTGCAATCACATAACTGTTTCTTTTCAAGGTTATCCTTGACAAGTAAATAGGCTTTCATCACTTTCAAGCAGCCATTGGGAAAGATATTATTGATGTCAGTTTGATTGCCAGGAGATGCACAAGAAGAAATGGTATTTAAAGCTTTCGGataaatttctatttatttccattcaccaaaaaagaaaaatctattgTTTCCAGCTTGACTGCACTTATAAATATCGTATGTATTTATGTTCCTTACCATTTATAGAATCAAAATTTCTGATGCTGTGAAATTAGTTAATGGTTAATTTGGTGGTGATAGTGAAGAAATCATGAGAATTGTTTGCAGTTGCACTAAAAATGTAGATCTAGGTTGCaccaaaaatgtaaaaatgGATGTTAGAGGTTAGAGAATATGTTTTAGTTACTAACAGTTTAGGCTAGGGAACTTGTGAATGAGGACCATTCCCAATAACATGACATCTATTTTGATATTTGACCATAGAGATAGATACAACGGAAAGATGCCCCTACATAAGCAAACTAGATTAACTTGAGCTGTGAAAGCAATGTTTTAGCGGGTACCAGTTAGAAACAATGGAGATCAAATAGCATATTTatcaattagttaaaattacTATCAATGAAACAACAGGTCTCATGCTTTGGATGAACCaataaaaagattataaattacaattattgaggagagaaataaaaacatttcattCTAGATGAAGATCCTTAtgaatattatttgttaaacaTGTTAATACTTTTGATTTATTATGAGATTTAAAATTATCTGTACCATCTTGACATCTacaatttgaaaagtttttgtATGAGAAAACATAGGATTGTCATTGGTGGTTGCTTTAACTCTTTAAGAAGGCCGTCATCATCTTTTATTGGGTGGTTGACTGATGGTACAAATATGGTTTCATTTCTTGAAAGGAACTCGGATGTGGAGAAGAGGAGCTGATCCTGATGGCTATGTTGCCAATTTTGTGGAAACAGAACAAATTATGCAGTTTAATGGGTATACTGCTTCATTTGTTCAGGTATTGCTTTCTATGAGTATGACGTGAACCAGTTATATATGGTTGTGATAGTTGGAATGTTGGATGTAAACTAGTATTAGCAGGTTTTTCATCGAGATCACTGCAACTATCTTAGATTATAGAATGGGTGACTTGTGCCATTGTATGATCCAGAAGTACATGACTGTTTGATAAAAGCTAAGCCAAAGGAGCTAGGATGCTTGCTTTAGTTTTGTCTGATAAATGCTAGCTGTATATGTACCACCCAATATTGTGTTAATTAAACATGTATTTCATTTCATATCACAGTCATCTTGGTTGAGCTTTTGCAGGTCCGTGGTTCTATCCCACTCCTCTGGCAGCAAATTGTTGACTTAACTTATAAACCAAAGTTTGAGTTATTGAAACTTGAGGAAGCTGTAAGTGGTTGTTGATGGTTGTAATTTTTAGATCTATGTATAATGTTCTATGTGTATTTCACTTACATTTCTTTGCTTGAGATGCAGCCACGAGTCCTAGAGAGGCATTTCTtagatttaaggaaaaaatatggGGCAGTATTGGCTGTTGATCTTGTTAACAAGGTAAATATTCTTCAATGCAGAATGAGTTGAGAATACTCATACGATGGTTGATGGTTTTACCTGATGGTGTATGTAATTGCATTGTAATTTTGTATACAACCATAAAGAATGTGTGCAACCTATGTGCACCAACCAAAATGCTATAAATATATGTTGTATACATGTCCCTGAGAGTGTGATAACGTGCATGGAACTGTTATGTATCGGCGTGCATACATTTGAGTCCTCTTCATTTTCCTTGGTATTTTTCAGCATGGCGGAGAAGGGCGACTGTGTGAAAAATTTGGTGATGCATCGCAGCATGTGGCTGGTAATGATGTAAGGTAGAAGTCTCTTTCAGTTAATTTTTAGGTTGATATACATACATTCTTTTGGCTTTTTGGGTCACCCATGCGTATTTGACTTTTTTTGTAGATATCTGCACTTTGATTTTCACCATGTCTGTGGGCATGTTCATTTTGATCGTCTCTCAATCCTGTATGATCAAATTTCAGATTTCCTTGAGAGAAATGGGTAtggaattttttattagtttagcTATTAGATATTTCCTTTCTTTAGGATTAGTTAATAATTTGATTCATGCTTACGTTTATTGGTTTCACGCAGGGAGCTTTTTATGAACTGCTaatctttgaacaaataccaataatttatattactaTGTTTGTAATGTTGCTTGATTTGGAACCATCTGCTATAATAACTTGGACACTTTTCAAGCATAATGTTATGAGAtgtctaaaaaatatatgaagttCTTTTTCCCTGGAAAATTACCTTAACCCATTAaatctattttataataaatttttgtatttaaatctaattgagacatttaaaaataaaaatctgacCCCTGGGTTGCATTTCTGTTTTGGAATTATAGATATCTTCTGTTGaatgaaaaaggagagaaaatgaaggagCAACTTGGAGTTGTTAGGACCAATTGTATTGATTGTTTAGACCGTACAAATGTAACTCAGGTTGGTTGATTCACTTAGCTATGTGTGTGTTACTGTTTGTGACGTCATTTTCCTGCTACTTATGTTGAAATATTTATGCAGAGCATGATAGGCCGAAATATGTTGGAATATCAGCTTAGAAGGCTTGGTGTCTTTGGTGCTGAAGAAACCATTAGTTCACATCCAAATCTGGATGAAAACTTTAAGATCTGTAagtgataattaatttcatgATTATGTGCTTTGAaatatagatatattttttagttatcttcatttaatatattcaattttCATAGTTACATAGCACTTGAAACAGAGATTTCTGACTGATTCTCTGTGGTCAGTGTGGGCTAATCATGGGGATGATATAAGTATTCAATACTCAGGAACTCCTGCTCTTAAAGGAGACTTTGTcaggtatttgttgataaaTCTTTCCAAAGCTTTTAGTGTACCTCACATATAAAGAAGATCGAGAAATTATGAGCCCATAAAGGTTCTTCTATGTTGAAATTACATTGGCAGGGAATAATTTTAAACCATCATTTCTAATGTCTTGTATTATATACTGCTGCCTATTATTGTATTGTCTAAAGCAGTAGTAGTGTATAAGTATGACTCTTGTAACTAATAATAGGGTAGGAATTTTAATTATGGCTTCATGGTTTTATCATTTTACCATTTTGGGAATTGTGCATAATGTTTTTTCCATGTTAGTCTGTGCTCTTTTTCTATTCCTGTTTAATTTCATCAACTGTTATATTCAACTAGAATCACAAAAACTTACCAATAACAACAAACATTATTATCAAATTGTTTTATACTGAGGTTTAATAAATGTCTGATAAGAGTCATCATTGTCTAGTGGTTTAAATATGTTGCTGTTATGATTTTGAATTTACCTCTTTGTCTTcccaaattacttttttttgggTGGGATTCAGATTTGGGCACCGCACAATTCAAGGGATACTACAAGATGGTGTCAATGCTCTTCTACgatattatttcaataattttgttGATGGAACGAAGCAGGTTTGTGTAGCTCATTTATCATTATGTATGGGTACTCTAGCAGTCTAGCTATTGTGTTGAATCTTTAGGCGTCCAGTGTCCACTAGGGGATCATAACTCATTATCTTATCTAGGTTTTGTccttatatatttgatttctaCCTTCTGCATCCTAATTCAGAGTTGTTTTTAGATTTGTTGTTGCTGTGTAACTGTCAGTAATTATGCTTTAGGAGATACTGAGTTTTCATGTACATATTTTACCGTGGATCATAATCTTAAGATAGTTTGTGCAATATATCCTTTACCGCCAGCTGAATAGATCTCGagtaaactaatatttttaaaggttaatttaaaaaatttattagtaatTGATATATGCTGTTCATGTTTTTTATCATGTGAAGGATGCAATTGATCTCTTGCAAGGACATTATATAGTTTCTGTTGGCCGAGATACAGCTGCCACTTCTCAGAAAGGAGGCCTTGAAGCTATAGCTGTGAGTACAATTTAGATGGAAGTGTGCTCCTGAATGAAGCTTGAGGCTTCTATTTTAGTTTAAGATCAGCTTTTCGAAAGTTcactatttataaatatattttaacttgtaTGATGTCTGGTTAAATGCATGTACttaattaaaatctaatttatGTGGATATGACCTATGTctcataaggaaaaaaaataattaaatgagtacttaatttttttctcttttttattttattttattgaatgtttGGTGAGACATGTTTTCCTTTCAAGGCTTACAGAACACTGGTCCTAACCCTACAGAAAAGTGGTGGGTTGCAATGGGCCATAGGTTTTAAATACAGGAAACCTAATCATTTGCGCTTTATTTATTAACTCAAAAACTGCCTTTGATATTCAAATAAGCAACCAGACTACTCAGTCAAGGAAATGTTTAAGTGATTATGTTGCTggatttgaaatattaatatgattttttaatttttttttgcattgctTATTTTGCTGGTATGCAGTTCATCAATATAAAATGCTTTGAGGAAGTCATTCAATTGATATTAATATTACTCCATTTATTTTTGCAGTCATTTCCTCTGGCTTTGGGTCTGGTTTTGACTGGTTTCCTCTTTGCAACCATGTCACTGAGGCAAGGTGAGTTGACTTTTGTTTGTATAACTTCGGATACAAATTTACATGAAGGCTAAACTAAGAATTTGGGGGTGGGGGGTAGAGAGAAATAGAATAcaggagagagaagagagcGAAAATAGGAGGAATAACCACTCAATTGAAGCAGAGAACTGAGGTACACAGGAATCTTTAAACAGGCTAATAACTTATTGGTTAGTACGACGAGAATCCTCGAATAGGCTAATAACTTTATTAGTTAATACAATGAAAATGGGAAAGCGTTACCTGACACCCATTGTCCTGTTTTAATTAGAAACAATAATCCCATCAACCTCATTGCTGACATGCATGTACTGTAAAAAGAATGACATATGCCTGTacttattacattatttttaaggtGTTCTGAAATTTGATCCGCATCTAAGCAAGTTTTGTCTGTTGTCTTGGTTAATTGGATACCTAATGCTCTACGCAGAGTTTGCTAGCCTAGGTTTAGGGCAACGAATGAGTCTCTAAATTGCTGGATTGATAAAACTATGTATTCATATGGTGTGAAATCTTTTGTTCATTGTTCCAACAGTTCAATATGATTTCCGGCACATCTTCTTTTCGCTAATGTGGGCGGGCATTAGCATCGGCATAGCAGCATTTGTGAGGGCCAATGGCCGTGTTTTCTGCAACAGGCCTCGCCTACACAACCCCCGGTGATAACTTCTATTCAGACCAGTTTGGGCAATTTATGTGAAGTGTCCAGCTTCTGCAGCAGCAGTCACCGGCAGAGGCCTTAGTTCTACATCTAGATCACTTTAACGATCAATATTTACATGAGGCTCCTTCTTGaagcttattatatttattctttcttACTAATTTGTAATCACTGTAGCTTCCAGATTTATATTCATATCATCATAGTCCTACCGAATCCCATTTGAGTGATTGCTACTTTACTGGTGTTTCTGACACACCGTATCCTCCCTGTATATCTGAGTTTTTATTTGTGGCGTCTTTAAAAGATTATGGAAAAATTTGAAGGTTCTTAGGAAACACATTGATTTGATTATCTTCTattcttttaagtaaaaaatttcttgattcagaaatcaaGGTTATTGCATGATTCTCGTAGTCAATTTATGCAACTCGACTTCGCTTTTTattaatgaagttttttttttacgtagTTATTAATgtagttataatttataaattgacAAAAAAGATGTATCGTTAAATTTCATGCATTGTTAGTGTAAAGATTTTCATACagttaatcaactaaaaataaactataaatatcattttaaaagaaatattatagaaattaataatCCTATCATACATAATAACCTATTATTAGATGgcagtgtatttttttttatacattatcagtatattttaattaaatttttatattactattattagtataatatataaataaaatgaaaacgaATGAAATTGGCGGCATTTTATTCCATTATATAATAaccatttgttttctttcttttttccttccaaaATTGGAGATATAGGTAATatgtaaataacaaatttataatattcttgACATTTCATTCATTCTCACTAGAAAATTTACATTCTTGAATGGAAACTTTCttcaatattatcattaaatgttAAAACATTCCCGTGAGAATTTTATTTCGATCAGAAAAAAGCTGCATAATTATGCTAATGTTTATTCTATACATCATGGGAAAAAAAAGTGCAGACTGCATAAGGTCAACTTTGATCTCTTAGATTGTGATATGAAGTAGTTTTCAAAATTTGTGTATTATAACTAGTTTGTGATATTGATAGGTTGAACATCGTCAACATAAAGGGTATTgcgtttgaattttgattttcctgTTTATTTGTAGGTATATCTCGGTCCGCATCACCTAATTAAACTTTTCTTTATACAATGAATCTTGTAACATGTCTTCTTGACTCTTGGCCATAAAATAAGGTAATCTTTCTATCACTCTTGGTCTCTCTTTTGGGAGACACTTGTAGTATTTTGGATTACCCCGTGCATttataaaaggaataaaaaattattttagaaaaaaggcTTACGTAAATTTGTCAAACTATAGAAGTGTAAATTAATAGTAGACgtctatttatattttaaataacatatcaaatgttaaaataagaTTGTACcgtatttcaattaatttttaaattatatgaaatattaagaaatttactatttataattaaaatctttctgaagatataattttataaagtttaGCACTTGTGAAATTCGTGGttttttttgtgattaaattcGCGGTGATCAAGTATGATTATAGACGGGAATTATGatcacaataaaatatattacctCGATTTTATATGATCAAATATGCTGAGATttatttttgcataaaaacaatttttttcacccaatagAACAATGCTGTGAAGTCTAAAAACATTGCAAGTTTAAGCGCTGGTCaattaatgttaataaattGATTGCTCTCAATTTGAACCTAATAGTCTGCTTTCCTGTCTCATTCACAATTTTATGAAGGATCACATTTATCTCTGCTTTTGCCCACATGGCTACATTAATTGTAGTTCTATATATCCTTGTTTCTATTGTCATTATTACTAGGATAATCAATACTATCGTTGATAGGTGTATACTTTTTATTGTTCAGTGATATATACCAATGGGAGCACCCGATCATATATATCTTAATTCTCACAAATGGTAATTCAAACGCCATGGTACATAAAGTTACCGGTAACTATAATCAAGGCTAACAAGTCACAATTAAAACATGAACCATAAAGTATGGATATTGATATTAACTCGTTGTTTCAGAAACTGCACCAAGGCACAGCCTTGTAATACATGATTATCCAACTAAGAACATATAGAGTTCTAATATATTAATACTACAAAATAAAGGAAGGAACAGACAAGCAATGCAAATCAATCCTTTCCCACGTGAATCTACAGCACACAAAGGAACACATTACATGCATGTTATGACGTGCAAGAAAGTCACaccgaaaaaagaaagaaaaaaatacaacaacaaaCCTTAACTCATTAATAAGGCTGGTTACGTAAATCACAAGACATCATTCAGCaccagttaaaaaaaattaagaaagaaaaaaaaaaaagatgatccATTGCAATTAGGGTAcggtgtttgtttttctttaagaGGCTTGGGGTGGATATGGAGGCCAGTAAAGATGAAATCCAATCTTGTAGACAACTGAAGGACCCTTTA
The nucleotide sequence above comes from Glycine soja cultivar W05 chromosome 11, ASM419377v2, whole genome shotgun sequence. Encoded proteins:
- the LOC114377305 gene encoding phosphoinositide phosphatase SAC7-like — protein: MMEKEDSVQKLYTRMRLWEFPDQYVIEPTDGSSGSSLSVSRVDGSMKLIDKVPECSTLRVPKIYTIFGVVGMLKLLAGSYLLVITERESVGSYSGHPIFKISKLKVFPCDNSLKNTPPEKKKIEMEFSGLLNVAEKTSGLFFSYETNLTLSAQRLNDLGDESRLLPLWRQAEPRFLWNNYMLEVLIDNKLEPYLLPVVQGSFHHFQAAIGKDIIDVSLIARRCTRRNGTRMWRRGADPDGYVANFVETEQIMQFNGYTASFVQVRGSIPLLWQQIVDLTYKPKFELLKLEEAPRVLERHFLDLRKKYGAVLAVDLVNKHGGEGRLCEKFGDASQHVAGNDVRYLHFDFHHVCGHVHFDRLSILYDQISDFLERNGYLLLNEKGEKMKEQLGVVRTNCIDCLDRTNVTQSMIGRNMLEYQLRRLGVFGAEETISSHPNLDENFKILWANHGDDISIQYSGTPALKGDFVRFGHRTIQGILQDGVNALLRYYFNNFVDGTKQDAIDLLQGHYIVSVGRDTAATSQKGGLEAIASFPLALGLVLTGFLFATMSLRQVQYDFRHIFFSLMWAGISIGIAAFVRANGRVFCNRPRLHNPR